A region from the Xanthocytophaga agilis genome encodes:
- a CDS encoding DUF4292 domain-containing protein — MYIYIRKIFPIVVCALMLVACGKRVKPVSSNTTSDSAGMHEDEDPRINVSEIEFQFFKAKAKINYADAVANQTATVDLRIKRDSLIWMSISKLGIEGARVLITRDSAYVIDRLNNSFEVYDFKGLGKRFNFNLSFDIIQAAIFGNLPIAKNRKEKLKVMKDKDYYLLRQKEDSVIVDNYVSIENFKLKKALFIEPATNNSLSLDYENFTLINDVLFPFNSNISLQYKSPQGIYNTVVSIQYTKADVADKELKFPFNPPANRRNGKK; from the coding sequence ATGTATATATATATCCGAAAAATATTTCCTATTGTCGTTTGTGCATTGATGCTGGTGGCATGTGGTAAACGAGTGAAGCCTGTATCAAGCAATACTACATCTGATTCCGCTGGAATGCATGAAGATGAAGATCCCAGAATAAATGTAAGTGAAATTGAATTTCAGTTTTTTAAAGCAAAAGCGAAAATAAATTATGCAGATGCTGTGGCTAATCAGACTGCTACTGTAGATTTACGTATCAAGCGGGATAGTCTTATCTGGATGTCTATCAGTAAGTTAGGTATTGAAGGTGCCAGAGTATTGATTACTCGGGATTCAGCTTATGTGATAGATCGATTGAATAATAGTTTTGAAGTATATGATTTCAAAGGACTCGGAAAGAGATTCAACTTTAATCTATCCTTTGATATTATTCAGGCTGCCATTTTTGGTAATTTGCCTATTGCCAAAAACCGGAAAGAGAAGCTAAAGGTGATGAAAGACAAGGATTATTATCTGTTACGCCAGAAAGAAGATTCAGTCATTGTTGATAACTATGTAAGTATAGAGAATTTTAAGCTTAAAAAGGCTCTCTTTATTGAACCTGCTACCAATAACTCATTGTCTCTTGACTATGAGAATTTTACTCTGATAAATGACGTTTTGTTTCCATTTAATAGTAATATATCTTTGCAATACAAATCACCACAGGGTATATATAATACAGTAGTATCTATTCAATATACAAAAGCGGATGTGGCCGATAAGGAGCTCAAATTTCCGTTTAATCCGCCTGCCAATCGAAGAAATGGTAAAAAATAG
- a CDS encoding murein hydrolase activator EnvC family protein: protein MEKAFVFTGPTGKYCLKVFACLLIVLANIQGALAQKTRSQLEREKRQNLAKIAETNRILKETGAEKQVSLGQLTALNEQITTQQGLINKISEELTLLDKEIGNVGQRLTTMENNFTSLQREYAAMLYAASKTTNSYNKVLFLFSSGSFTELLMRMKYLQQYSEARKVQLKQIEAVRKTLIEQRIALDTKKQEKHNLLAVRLKENKSLLKLKDKQNDVVAKLNAKEQELSVELAERKESVDKLEKLIAEVIAEELRKAAEREKAREALANSRKATVKKGATRSESSAASTSVTMSSTFEGAKSQLAWPVSSGFISSHFGRQSHPVLKGVVVEHHGVDIQTNKGEEVRAVYDGEVATITDIPGMHKLIMLKHGSEYWTVYAKLAKVNVERGQKVKAQQIIGQVYTDREGTSELQFQIWHNQEKLNPENWLQDK, encoded by the coding sequence ATGGAGAAGGCATTTGTATTTACGGGCCCTACTGGTAAATATTGTCTAAAAGTATTTGCTTGCCTGCTTATAGTACTGGCAAATATACAGGGTGCACTGGCACAGAAAACACGTTCTCAACTGGAGCGGGAGAAGCGCCAGAATTTGGCTAAAATAGCAGAGACTAACCGTATCCTTAAGGAAACAGGTGCTGAGAAGCAAGTAAGTTTAGGGCAACTAACTGCCCTAAATGAGCAAATCACCACACAACAAGGACTTATTAATAAAATATCAGAAGAACTAACTTTGCTGGATAAAGAGATTGGTAATGTGGGACAACGACTCACAACCATGGAAAATAACTTTACCAGTCTACAACGTGAGTATGCTGCTATGTTGTATGCTGCTTCCAAAACCACAAATAGCTATAATAAGGTATTGTTCCTGTTCTCTTCCGGAAGTTTTACAGAGTTATTGATGCGCATGAAATACCTGCAGCAGTATTCTGAAGCACGAAAGGTGCAACTTAAGCAGATTGAAGCTGTACGAAAGACTCTGATAGAACAACGAATAGCACTAGATACTAAAAAACAGGAAAAACATAATCTGCTAGCTGTCCGGTTGAAAGAGAATAAAAGTTTGTTGAAGCTGAAAGATAAACAGAATGATGTGGTTGCTAAGTTAAATGCGAAAGAACAAGAGCTTTCTGTAGAATTGGCCGAAAGGAAAGAGTCTGTTGACAAACTGGAAAAACTAATTGCAGAGGTAATCGCAGAGGAACTGCGGAAGGCTGCTGAACGTGAAAAAGCCAGAGAGGCCTTGGCGAATAGTCGGAAAGCAACTGTTAAAAAAGGAGCTACGCGATCTGAAAGTTCCGCTGCTTCCACTTCTGTGACAATGTCATCCACATTTGAAGGAGCTAAGTCACAGTTAGCCTGGCCTGTAAGCTCAGGATTTATCTCAAGCCATTTTGGTCGTCAGTCACATCCTGTGTTGAAAGGGGTCGTAGTGGAGCATCATGGGGTTGATATACAAACAAATAAAGGTGAGGAAGTACGGGCTGTATATGATGGAGAGGTTGCTACGATTACTGATATTCCGGGAATGCACAAACTAATTATGCTGAAACATGGCAGTGAGTACTGGACTGTATATGCTAAGTTAGCAAAGGTAAATGTAGAACGTGGACAGAAGGTAAAAGCACAGCAAATTATTGGACAAGTATATACAGATAGAGAAGGTACTTCCGAATTACAATTTCAGATATGGCACAATCAGGAAAAACTAAACCCTGAAAATTGGTTACAAGACAAGTAG
- a CDS encoding tetratricopeptide repeat protein, which translates to MSSHSFRIVALVVFFSYLCSPVFAQKNRRHKDETHRQSELAQAEYYFTEGMKYYLLDNYTKAVDYFQKSLEINSENAGTNYAIAQALSKTRSFQDAIPYAEKAIKLVSTNKYYYILLADLYTRDKKYPQAAKAYQELVRIEPNDPESYIELANLYLQQGKYDDAIKAYDQIEKRIGITEEISRQKQQIFLKTNHLNDAISEGKKLVESFPDEPRYALLLAEIYTANKRTTEAIPLLEKVASGSEASSQAHLILSDIYRQQGKVQEADQEIEKAFGNSDLEASVKVQILANYIQTHRDQESRKKALKFADLIIKTHPMEAKAYAVYGDLLAMNDQKENARLIYSKASRLDNSIYEVWSNLLRLDAELNQVDSLIKHSEQALELFPNQGEFWFFNGYAYLLRKNYQKAVDALEEGKKLASSDQKLLNDYNSMLGDAYNGNGEYARSDAAYEEVLANDPDNSSVLNNYSYYLSLRKQKLEKAKEMSKRLMDKHPDNASYIDTHAWVLYMLKDYKESKKYLELAIKDGNNGTILEHYGDVLYKLGETEKAVEMWMKAKKAGETTDTIDKKIAQRKLVE; encoded by the coding sequence ATGTCTTCTCATTCTTTTCGGATTGTAGCACTGGTTGTATTTTTCAGTTACTTGTGCAGTCCGGTTTTCGCACAGAAAAATCGTCGTCACAAAGACGAGACTCATAGGCAGAGTGAACTCGCCCAGGCAGAATATTACTTTACCGAAGGTATGAAGTACTATTTGCTGGATAATTATACAAAAGCAGTAGATTACTTTCAGAAATCTCTGGAGATTAACTCAGAAAATGCCGGAACCAATTATGCAATTGCTCAGGCTTTATCAAAAACCAGATCTTTCCAGGATGCTATTCCTTATGCAGAAAAAGCTATTAAGCTGGTGAGTACAAATAAGTACTATTATATCTTACTGGCTGATCTCTATACCCGTGATAAAAAATATCCTCAAGCTGCTAAAGCCTACCAGGAATTAGTCAGAATAGAACCAAACGACCCTGAATCCTATATTGAGCTGGCTAACCTGTATCTTCAGCAGGGAAAGTATGATGATGCTATCAAAGCGTATGACCAGATAGAAAAACGAATCGGAATTACAGAAGAAATAAGCCGTCAGAAGCAACAGATCTTTTTGAAGACCAACCATTTGAATGATGCAATCAGTGAAGGCAAGAAGTTGGTGGAAAGTTTTCCGGATGAACCTCGGTATGCCTTACTGTTAGCAGAAATCTATACAGCTAATAAACGTACCACTGAAGCAATTCCGTTACTGGAAAAAGTAGCATCAGGAAGTGAGGCAAGTTCACAGGCACATCTGATATTATCAGATATCTACAGGCAGCAAGGAAAAGTGCAGGAAGCAGATCAGGAGATTGAAAAGGCGTTTGGTAATTCAGATCTGGAGGCTTCTGTAAAAGTACAAATCCTTGCAAATTATATTCAAACCCATCGGGACCAGGAATCCAGAAAAAAGGCGCTGAAATTTGCGGATCTGATCATCAAAACCCATCCCATGGAAGCAAAAGCCTATGCCGTATATGGTGATTTGCTGGCAATGAATGATCAAAAGGAAAATGCTCGCCTTATATACAGCAAAGCTTCTCGTCTGGACAACTCTATCTATGAAGTATGGAGCAATCTCCTGAGACTGGATGCTGAATTAAACCAGGTTGATTCATTAATCAAACATTCTGAACAGGCATTGGAATTATTTCCTAATCAGGGTGAGTTCTGGTTCTTTAACGGATATGCTTATCTGTTAAGAAAAAATTACCAGAAAGCAGTAGATGCCCTTGAAGAAGGTAAAAAACTGGCCTCCAGCGATCAAAAGCTACTGAATGATTACAATTCAATGTTGGGTGATGCCTACAATGGAAATGGAGAATATGCCCGCTCGGATGCTGCTTATGAAGAAGTCCTGGCAAATGATCCTGATAATAGTTCGGTATTGAATAATTATAGTTATTACCTATCATTGCGTAAGCAGAAGCTGGAGAAGGCGAAAGAGATGAGTAAGCGACTTATGGATAAGCATCCTGATAATGCAAGCTACATCGATACTCACGCCTGGGTACTTTATATGCTCAAAGACTATAAAGAATCTAAAAAATATCTCGAGTTAGCTATCAAAGATGGCAATAATGGAACAATTCTTGAACATTATGGCGATGTGCTTTATAAGCTGGGAGAGACAGAAAAAGCTGTAGAGATGTGGATGAAAGCCAAAAAAGCAGGTGAGACTACCGATACTATTGACAAAAAAATTGCTCAACGGAAACTGGTGGAATAA